From endosymbiont of Galathealinum brachiosum, one genomic window encodes:
- the gspE gene encoding type II secretion system protein GspE gives MGLTAQSISYAFAKRHGVMLGQIDEDKALLFYHGNLNPQAISEVRRIAGRPVELSSISNEQFDALLAQTYEQNSDQAMAMMEGVSDELDLDQLAETIEPEDLLEAEDDAPIIKLINAVLTEAIKINASDIHIEAFENRMRIRFRVDGVLREILQPPKNIAPLVISRIKVMAKLDIAEKRLPQDGRISLKVAGRSVDVRVSTLPSGHGERIVLRLLDKQAGRLDLQHLGMSDHDRDRLSDLLHHPHGIILVTGPTGSGKTTTLYAGLTRLNDNSRNILTVEDPIEYYLDGIGQTQVNSKIDMSFARGLRAILRQDPDVVMIGEIRDLETASIAVQASLTGHLVLSTLHTNTAIGAVTRLRDMGVEPFLLASSLIGVLAQRLVRQLCPHCREAHTATESECEWLSIKSSQAPQIYTPKGCDKCNHLGFGGRTGVYELIPIDDRLQQMIHDGEGEQAMEKYARGFTSSLRTDGKRLVLEGTTSLEEVLRVSRED, from the coding sequence ATGGGCTTAACGGCTCAAAGTATTTCATATGCTTTTGCAAAACGTCATGGTGTTATGCTGGGTCAAATAGATGAAGATAAAGCACTGTTATTTTATCACGGCAATTTAAACCCTCAGGCAATTTCTGAAGTCCGACGCATAGCCGGTCGACCAGTTGAGTTATCCAGCATTAGCAACGAACAATTCGACGCCCTTCTTGCACAAACATACGAACAGAATTCTGATCAGGCTATGGCAATGATGGAAGGCGTGAGTGATGAACTTGACCTTGACCAGTTAGCCGAAACAATAGAACCCGAAGATCTATTAGAAGCTGAAGATGATGCACCTATAATCAAGTTAATAAATGCTGTATTAACAGAGGCAATAAAAATAAATGCTTCAGATATACACATTGAAGCATTTGAAAATAGAATGCGGATTCGCTTTCGTGTTGATGGTGTATTGCGTGAAATATTACAACCGCCAAAAAATATCGCACCTTTGGTTATTTCTCGTATTAAAGTAATGGCAAAACTTGATATAGCTGAAAAACGCTTACCACAGGACGGACGTATTTCTCTTAAAGTTGCTGGCAGGTCTGTTGATGTTCGTGTATCCACATTACCTTCCGGGCATGGTGAAAGAATTGTATTACGTTTATTAGATAAACAGGCTGGGCGTCTCGATTTACAACACCTGGGCATGTCTGATCATGACCGTGATCGTTTAAGTGATTTACTACATCATCCACACGGCATTATTTTAGTCACCGGTCCAACCGGATCAGGTAAAACGACAACGCTTTATGCGGGTCTTACCCGCCTGAATGATAATAGCCGTAATATTTTAACCGTAGAAGATCCCATCGAGTATTATCTAGATGGAATTGGTCAAACTCAGGTTAACAGTAAAATTGACATGTCTTTTGCCCGAGGTTTACGCGCCATTTTACGACAGGATCCGGATGTTGTAATGATTGGTGAAATACGTGATCTCGAAACCGCTTCTATTGCCGTTCAGGCAAGTTTAACCGGACATCTGGTATTATCAACACTGCATACAAACACCGCTATTGGTGCGGTTACACGCTTACGTGATATGGGTGTTGAGCCCTTTTTATTAGCATCAAGTTTAATTGGTGTATTAGCACAACGCCTTGTTAGACAACTTTGTCCACACTGCCGAGAAGCTCATACTGCAACAGAGAGTGAGTGCGAATGGTTAAGCATTAAATCTTCACAGGCTCCACAAATTTACACACCTAAAGGTTGTGATAAATGCAATCATCTTGGTTTCGGGGGGCGTACAGGTGTATATGAACTGATTCCTATTGACGACAGGTTACAACAGATGATTCACGATGGAGAAGGTGAACAGGCAATGGAAAAATATGCACGTGGATTTACATCAAGTTTGCGTACGGATGGAAAACGTCTGGTACTTGAAGGAACAACATCATTAGAAGAAGTTTTAAGAGTTTCCCGTGAAGACTAA